The following nucleotide sequence is from Pseudarthrobacter psychrotolerans.
TTGCGCCTTGCGGCGGATCTCCTGGGGAGCCGGCAGGTGAGGCCCGTCTCCGTTGTCTGGTTCAATCAAAAACCAGATCCTTGAAAATGTCAATCATTTATTTCTGCATCGAAAATGCGATAGGCCCTCAAACGGCGAATAAGCGCCTCCCAGCCGGAGATTCCGGCCGGGAAACGCTCGTCGCCGGCGCTAAGCCGGGATGGCCGTTAGTTGGGATGCCAACAGTTTCCAGGTCCCGGCCTCGCGGACCCAGACGGAGGTGGAGAGATTGCGGACCGTTCGCAGGGCTCCGGACACGGTCAGTTCCGCTTCCATGGAGCCCGTGACCACGGCGCAATCCCCGGCCCGCGCTATCTGTTCGGCGGTAGCGTCGATCCGGTGGTAGCGGATCAGACCCTTGCGGCAAGCAGCGGAAAAGGATGACTTAGTGTCCCGGTGGCCGGTCGAATGCGTGTAGATGAAGCGGTCGTCACAGAGATCGTCGAAGGTGTCGAAGTCGCCGTTGACCAGCGCTGCGAAGCGTCGTTGTTCGGCCCGGCGCACGTCTTCTTCCGCGGCTGGCCCGGCCTGGCCAGTCGCGTGCACTGTTGCTGCGCTGCCTGCGGTGGCCATTAGTTCACCGGGACCGATGACGTAGCCTCTGCCGTGCGGGCGGACGTGCCGGGGGCA
It contains:
- a CDS encoding nuclear transport factor 2 family protein, which produces MATAGSAATVHATGQAGPAAEEDVRRAEQRRFAALVNGDFDTFDDLCDDRFIYTHSTGHRDTKSSFSAACRKGLIRYHRIDATAEQIARAGDCAVVTGSMEAELTVSGALRTVRNLSTSVWVREAGTWKLLASQLTAIPA